One genomic segment of Bacteroides caccae includes these proteins:
- a CDS encoding DNA recombination protein RmuC — MESILLIVIAVLVIVLLVLSLTKGNNQNQAEQLQAALRQQMQENREELNRSIRELRMEMTQVLNQNMQQLQDVLHKNMMTTGELQRQKFDTMARQQETLIKSTEKRLDDMRLMVEEKLQKTLNERIGQSFEIVRSQLENVQKGLGEMKSLAQDVGGLKKVLSNVKMRGTFGEVQLGALLEQMMSPEQYDANVKTKKSGTEFVEFAIKLPGKDDVNSTVYLPIDAKFPKDIYEQYYDAFEAGDTALIESSGKQLENTIKKMAKDIHDKYVDPPFTTDFAIMFLPFESIYAEVIRRTSLVETLQKEYKIVVTGPTTLGAILNSLQMGFRTLAIQKRTGEVWTVLGAVKTEFSKFGGLLEKVQKNLQNAGDQLEEVMGKRTRAIERKLRQVEQLPHEESRKILPIEEDGELFD; from the coding sequence ATGGAATCGATTTTACTTATTGTTATCGCCGTATTAGTGATAGTATTACTTGTACTATCACTAACGAAAGGCAACAACCAAAATCAAGCGGAACAACTGCAAGCAGCCTTACGGCAACAAATGCAAGAAAACCGGGAAGAACTGAACCGAAGTATCCGGGAGTTGCGCATGGAAATGACGCAAGTATTAAATCAGAATATGCAGCAACTCCAGGATGTCCTCCACAAGAATATGATGACCACAGGAGAATTACAACGGCAGAAATTCGACACAATGGCCCGCCAACAGGAAACACTGATTAAATCGACCGAGAAACGCTTGGATGATATGCGTCTAATGGTTGAAGAAAAGTTGCAAAAAACGTTGAACGAACGAATTGGGCAGTCATTTGAGATTGTCCGTTCGCAACTGGAAAATGTGCAGAAAGGTCTGGGAGAAATGAAATCTCTGGCCCAGGATGTCGGCGGACTGAAGAAGGTACTGAGCAACGTAAAAATGCGGGGAACATTCGGTGAGGTACAGTTAGGTGCATTACTGGAGCAAATGATGAGCCCGGAACAATACGACGCCAATGTCAAAACGAAGAAAAGCGGAACGGAGTTTGTAGAATTTGCTATCAAACTGCCGGGAAAAGACGATGTGAACAGCACGGTCTATCTCCCGATTGATGCCAAATTCCCCAAAGACATATACGAACAGTATTACGATGCTTTCGAAGCGGGAGATACCGCTTTGATCGAATCGTCCGGCAAACAACTGGAAAACACCATTAAGAAAATGGCAAAGGATATTCACGACAAATATGTCGACCCTCCTTTTACCACAGATTTCGCAATCATGTTTTTACCGTTCGAAAGTATCTATGCAGAAGTTATCCGGCGGACAAGCCTTGTCGAAACACTTCAGAAGGAATACAAAATCGTCGTAACAGGCCCGACTACTTTAGGAGCCATTCTGAACAGCCTTCAAATGGGTTTCCGTACCTTAGCCATTCAGAAACGTACCGGAGAAGTCTGGACTGTATTGGGAGCTGTAAAAACCGAATTCAGCAAATTCGGCGGACTGCTTGAGAAAGTACAAAAGAACCTGCAAAATGCCGGTGACCAGCTTGAAGAAGTTATGGGCAAACGAACCCGTGCTATCGAACGAAAGCTACGTCAAGTAGAACAATTACCACATGAAGAAAGCCGGAAAATACTTCCAATCGAAGAAGACGGGGAACTATTTGACTAA
- the map gene encoding type I methionyl aminopeptidase: MKNFIKGFRFTPSNYPAAVEDKIQKYRKQGYKLPPRKVLRTPEQLEGIRESAKINTALLDHIAENIREGMSTEEIDRLVYDFTTGHGAVPAPLNYEGFPKSVCTSINDVVCHGIPNKNEILKNGDIINVDVSTIYNGYFSDASRMFMIGDVSPEMRKLVQVTKECMEIGIAAAQPWKQLGDVGAAIQEHAEKNGFSVVRDLCGHGVGMKFHEEPDVEHFGRRGTGMMIVPGMTFTIEPMINMGTYEVFVDEADGWTVCTDDGLPSAQWENMILITETGNEILTY, encoded by the coding sequence ATGAAAAACTTTATCAAGGGATTCCGGTTTACCCCCTCCAATTATCCGGCAGCAGTAGAAGACAAAATACAGAAATATAGAAAACAAGGATACAAACTTCCGCCTCGTAAAGTGCTCCGTACCCCCGAACAACTGGAAGGAATACGTGAAAGTGCCAAAATCAACACTGCATTATTGGATCATATCGCGGAGAATATCCGTGAGGGAATGTCTACCGAGGAAATTGACAGACTAGTGTATGATTTCACGACCGGTCACGGAGCCGTTCCTGCTCCCCTCAATTACGAAGGATTCCCCAAGAGTGTCTGTACAAGCATTAACGACGTAGTATGCCATGGGATACCCAACAAGAATGAAATCCTGAAAAACGGAGATATTATCAATGTGGATGTCTCTACCATTTACAATGGATACTTCTCTGACGCCTCCCGCATGTTTATGATCGGCGACGTAAGCCCCGAAATGCGCAAACTGGTCCAAGTGACGAAAGAGTGTATGGAAATTGGTATTGCCGCTGCACAACCTTGGAAACAACTGGGCGATGTGGGTGCCGCAATTCAGGAACATGCCGAGAAAAACGGATTCAGCGTCGTGCGCGACCTCTGCGGACACGGTGTAGGCATGAAATTCCATGAAGAACCGGATGTAGAGCATTTCGGACGCCGGGGAACAGGCATGATGATCGTACCGGGAATGACTTTCACCATTGAGCCGATGATTAACATGGGAACCTATGAAGTGTTTGTCGACGAAGCTGACGGCTGGACTGTCTGCACAGATGACGGATTGCCCTCTGCCCAATGGGAGAATATGATTCTGATTACTGAAACCGGAAATGAAATCCTGACTTATTAA
- a CDS encoding M56 family metallopeptidase produces MGDLLFYLLKSGCYLIIFYLLFKLLMSGTTFFRFNRVTILAGIIGCMFLPLIEFTTQEETFLTVPLQTIQEIFVEQADGIFWDTMFWVRPQVDETGNMQAINWCPIALGYVYLAGGLFVLCRILLSFYRMFQLIRNGKRRSYGKYKLIVVSEPISSFCWGKYIVVSVSDYSQQSTDGILLHETMHLRYRHTLDLLCMQCLLILYWFNPAIWLLKRELQEVHEFEADNGVLNTGIDATRYQLLLVKKAVGTRLYSMANGFNHSKLKKRITMMLKERTNRWARLKLLFVVPVMGGALYAFAQPEVKEDLGLNTVREVLQSKTGEDQDIFKFVDDEMEAYYNRSPKNAELKYKIRERQTHIVKVDANGQLTLNNKTIAKEVLKEVLKKTMVEHKRLAKEKYNSAEDQVGGILFSPDTPKEQVKDLLSVMRDAFVEIRADIAQTSGNNSKEYLDKEFPILIGYGDISIKDRKKNPYNNSTTMKITGIHLKLLSAAGKVEKEITNFTLAELERDLKDFCTLQGDKKNEITVSMKVDKGCEMGIVTDVKTVLRNNYLLKLNYQ; encoded by the coding sequence ATGGGAGACTTATTGTTTTATCTGTTGAAATCCGGATGTTACCTGATAATATTCTATCTGCTCTTTAAATTATTAATGAGCGGAACTACTTTTTTTCGCTTCAACCGGGTGACTATATTGGCGGGGATCATAGGATGTATGTTTCTCCCTTTGATAGAATTTACCACTCAAGAGGAGACATTTTTAACTGTTCCTTTACAAACGATTCAGGAGATTTTTGTTGAGCAGGCGGACGGCATATTTTGGGACACAATGTTTTGGGTTCGGCCGCAAGTGGACGAAACCGGAAATATGCAGGCTATAAATTGGTGTCCTATTGCTTTGGGATATGTTTATCTGGCAGGCGGGCTGTTTGTTTTGTGCAGGATTTTGCTTTCCTTTTATCGGATGTTCCAGCTTATACGGAACGGAAAGAGGCGCTCCTATGGGAAGTATAAACTGATTGTAGTATCGGAACCTATTTCATCTTTTTGCTGGGGAAAATATATTGTTGTTTCCGTATCCGACTACTCACAACAGTCGACAGACGGGATCTTACTCCATGAGACGATGCATTTACGTTATCGGCATACACTCGATTTATTATGTATGCAGTGTTTGTTAATTCTTTATTGGTTCAACCCGGCCATTTGGCTGCTGAAACGGGAATTGCAGGAAGTACATGAGTTTGAAGCGGATAATGGGGTGCTTAATACAGGCATTGATGCAACGAGATATCAACTTTTATTGGTGAAAAAAGCTGTTGGTACAAGGCTCTACTCTATGGCCAACGGTTTTAATCACTCTAAACTTAAAAAACGTATTACTATGATGTTAAAAGAAAGAACCAATCGGTGGGCACGGTTGAAACTATTGTTTGTGGTGCCTGTAATGGGTGGAGCGCTTTATGCGTTTGCACAGCCGGAAGTGAAAGAAGACTTAGGACTAAATACGGTCCGGGAAGTATTGCAATCAAAAACCGGAGAAGATCAGGATATCTTCAAGTTTGTTGATGATGAAATGGAGGCATATTATAATCGTTCTCCTAAGAATGCGGAGCTGAAATATAAGATTCGGGAGCGACAGACGCATATCGTAAAAGTAGATGCTAATGGACAATTGACTTTGAACAATAAAACGATTGCTAAGGAAGTCCTGAAAGAGGTACTTAAAAAAACAATGGTGGAACATAAGCGCCTGGCAAAAGAAAAGTATAACAGTGCAGAGGATCAAGTGGGAGGGATCTTGTTTTCTCCTGATACTCCTAAAGAACAGGTAAAAGATTTGTTGTCTGTTATGCGGGATGCTTTTGTTGAAATTCGGGCTGATATTGCCCAAACATCGGGAAATAACAGTAAGGAATACCTTGATAAAGAATTTCCTATTTTGATTGGTTATGGCGATATTTCTATCAAGGATAGAAAGAAAAATCCATATAATAATTCTACTACAATGAAGATTACCGGCATTCATCTTAAATTACTCTCTGCCGCAGGCAAAGTAGAGAAAGAAATAACGAATTTTACTCTGGCTGAATTGGAGAGAGATTTGAAAGATTTCTGTACATTACAGGGAGATAAGAAGAATGAGATTACTGTCAGTATGAAGGTGGATAAGGGATGTGAAATGGGGATAGTGACCGATGTGAAGACAGTTCTCCGGAATAATTATTTGTTAAAGTTGAACTATCAATAA
- a CDS encoding B12-binding domain-containing radical SAM protein, with the protein MKLLWLDLNSSYAHSSLALPALHAQIADDTTIEWCIVSATINENTGMVVSRIHKHRPDIIAATNWLFNHEQLLHIISRAKALLPHCCIVLGGPEFLGNNEAFLYKNKFVSGVFRGEGEEVFPQWLKVWNHSKETWKSITGLCYLDENGRYQDNGIARVMNFSQLVSPEKSCFFNWSKPFVQLETTRGCFNTCAFCVSGGEKPVRTIPLEAIRERLNDIHQHGIKNVRVLDRTFNYNNKRAKELLDLFRQYPDICFHLEIHPALLSEELKQELSVLPKGLLHLEAGIQSLKESVLQQSRRIGKLSDALEGLKYLCSLKNMETHADLIAGLPLYHLSEIFEDVRTLAEYGAGEIQLESLKLLPGTEMRRRAEELGIQYSPLPPYEVLQTREISVDELQTAHYLSRLLDGFYNTPTWQNITRMLILENPHFLHELLDHLVQADIIDTPLSLERRGLILYNFCKNHYPDYLTQVSIAWIEAGMSLKKVPAEKVRTKRQVPPESWEVIYGSYREKLRLCFLPVDEDGHGYWFGFESEIQKIEPVFKAIS; encoded by the coding sequence ATGAAACTTCTTTGGCTTGATTTAAATAGCTCCTATGCACACTCATCGTTGGCGCTCCCTGCATTACACGCCCAGATAGCAGACGACACTACTATTGAATGGTGTATAGTATCGGCAACCATAAATGAAAATACCGGAATGGTTGTCAGCCGGATTCACAAACACCGGCCGGACATCATTGCCGCCACCAACTGGTTATTCAATCACGAACAGTTGCTACACATCATATCCCGTGCTAAAGCATTACTTCCGCATTGCTGCATCGTACTCGGCGGTCCGGAGTTTTTGGGAAATAATGAAGCCTTTTTATATAAGAACAAATTTGTCAGCGGAGTGTTCCGTGGAGAGGGTGAAGAAGTATTCCCCCAATGGCTGAAAGTATGGAATCACAGTAAAGAAACATGGAAATCAATAACGGGACTTTGTTACTTGGATGAAAACGGTCGCTATCAGGACAATGGAATTGCCCGCGTCATGAACTTCTCTCAACTTGTTTCCCCCGAGAAAAGTTGTTTTTTTAACTGGAGTAAACCGTTTGTACAGTTGGAAACTACCCGAGGTTGTTTCAACACGTGTGCCTTTTGCGTCAGCGGTGGTGAAAAGCCGGTGCGTACCATTCCTTTGGAAGCTATCCGTGAACGTCTGAATGACATTCACCAGCATGGCATTAAGAACGTGCGCGTACTCGACCGTACTTTTAATTACAACAACAAACGGGCTAAAGAATTACTGGACTTATTCCGGCAATATCCGGACATCTGTTTTCATTTGGAGATTCATCCGGCTCTCCTTTCCGAAGAATTAAAACAGGAATTATCGGTCTTACCCAAGGGGTTATTACATTTGGAGGCCGGCATTCAAAGTTTAAAAGAGTCGGTTCTGCAACAAAGCCGCCGTATCGGAAAGTTATCCGACGCATTGGAAGGATTAAAATATCTCTGTTCACTAAAGAATATGGAAACGCATGCTGACCTCATAGCAGGTCTCCCACTCTATCACTTATCCGAGATATTCGAAGACGTCCGTACCTTGGCAGAATACGGTGCAGGAGAGATTCAACTGGAATCCCTAAAGTTACTTCCCGGTACCGAGATGCGGAGAAGAGCAGAAGAACTAGGCATTCAATACTCGCCCCTTCCCCCTTATGAAGTCCTCCAAACACGTGAGATTTCAGTAGACGAGTTACAGACAGCGCATTATCTATCCCGCCTGTTAGACGGCTTCTATAATACTCCTACCTGGCAAAACATCACCCGGATGCTTATTCTGGAAAATCCTCATTTCTTACATGAGTTGCTCGATCATTTAGTTCAGGCAGATATCATCGACACCCCGTTAAGTCTGGAAAGAAGAGGATTGATCCTATATAATTTCTGTAAAAATCATTATCCCGATTACTTGACTCAAGTCAGTATCGCATGGATCGAAGCAGGTATGTCATTAAAGAAAGTTCCCGCCGAAAAAGTCAGAACCAAACGGCAAGTTCCCCCGGAGAGTTGGGAAGTCATCTATGGCTCCTATCGGGAAAAACTACGTCTGTGTTTTCTCCCCGTTGATGAAGACGGACATGGCTACTGGTTCGGATTTGAGTCTGAAATCCAAAAGATAGAACCCGTATTCAAAGCTATTTCATAA